Proteins from a single region of Gossypium arboreum isolate Shixiya-1 chromosome 1, ASM2569848v2, whole genome shotgun sequence:
- the LOC108481096 gene encoding receptor-like protein 9DC3 translates to MLDLSKNYFGGIIPSCLGNFSRGISIINLQKNSLNGKIPDFCVELSSLTTLALNDNKLEGLLPRSLVNCTLLRFLNLVNNTLNDLFPHRLSVLPELQVLILRSNRFYGRLDYSMATSSFLSLQILDLSKNEFTGPFPNKFFQSFRRMKLVAASQPHQKRGCDDADANYREGGYEGFHNYKKIMKVTMKRLEIELDLDKSLTDFTLIDFSNNQFNGRIPEALGELNALLVLNLSHNSLNDTLPPSLANMAALESLDLSSNKLGGRIPSKFTKLTFLEVLNLSKNNFFGPIPVGSQFNTFDIDSYAGNSDLCGFPLLKKCGSEEERKPQTPKLVEDEDSAIPFIWKLVMMGYGCGVCWD, encoded by the coding sequence ATGCTTGATTTGTCTAAGAATTACTTTGGTGGAATTATTCCATCATGTCTTGGAAATTTTAGTCGGGGGATCAGTATCATAAACCTACAAAAGAATAGCTTGAATGGCAAAATCCCTGATTTTTGTGTTGAATTAAGTAGTTTGACAACTCTTGCTCTTAATGACAACAAATTAGAAGGGTTATTGCCACGGTCCCTTGTTAATTGTACCTTGCTACGTTTCTTGAACCTAGTAAACAACACCTTGAACGATCTCTTTCCCCATCGGCTCAGTGTACTTCCAGAACTGCAAGTTCTTATCTTACGGTCTAATAGATTTTATGGTCGCCTAGACTATTCCATGGCTACCTCTAGCTTTTTAAGCTTGCAAATTCTTGATCTCTCTAAAAATGAGTTCACTGGCCCCTTTCCGAATAAATTCTTCCAAAGTTTTAGACGTATGAAATTAGTTGCAGCTTCACAACCACATCAAAAGAGAGGTTGTGATGATGCTGATGCTAATTATCGTGAAGGTGGTTATGAAGGATTCCATAACTACAAAAAAATTATGAAGGTAACCATGAAAAGGTTGGAGATAGAGCTAGATCTGGACAAATCTTTAACTGATTTCACACTCATAGATTTTTCAAACAATCAATTCAATGGACGAATCCCTGAGGCACTTGGTGAACTTAATGCTCTTTTAGTGCTCAACCTCTCACACAACAGCTTAAACGATACCCTACCACCGTCATTGGCAAATATGGCAGCACTTGAATCATTAGATCTATCATCTAACAAGCTTGGTGGTAGAATTCCTTCCAAGTTTACGAAACTGACATTTCTGGAAGTGTTAAACTTGTCGAAAAACAATTTTTTCGGACCAATTCCGGTTGGATCTCAATTCAATACTTTTGATATTGATTCCTATGCTGGAAACTCGGATTTGTGCGGCTTCCCACTATTAAAGAAATGTGGTAGTGAGGAGGAACGAAAGCCACAAACACCAAAGCTTGTGGAAGATGAAGATTCTGCAATACCCTTTATTTGGAAACTTGTAATGATGGGGTATGGCTGCGGAGTATGTTGGGATTGA
- the LOC108481095 gene encoding uncharacterized protein LOC108481095 → MCDLGAFINVMPLSVYNTLSADPLKETKVTIQLADRSIIYPEGVLENVLVKVNELIFPVDFYVIDMENDRSNTSSEILLGRPFLSTANTKIDVRSGILTMEFDGEVVKFNVYKAMRYPDDVQGINFVDIIESAIDEFVETNFVNKICRKFDDFDDEFRELKQTFSIDSINSNKITTPSKTKLLPSVLQAPRIELKELPDHLKYIFLGNDDTLPVIVSNKISKDEENDLVEILRAQKKPLGGQLPTSKG, encoded by the coding sequence ATGTGCGACTTGGGAGCCTTCATTAACGTGATGCCTCTATCCGTGTACAATACTCTTTCAGCCGACCCATTGAAGGAAACGAAGGTCACTATTCAATTGGCAGATCGTTCAATTATTTACCCGGAGGGAGTCTTGGAGAATGTCTTGGTAAAGGTAAACGAATTAATCTTTCCGGTCGATTTCTATGTAATTGACATGGAAAATGACCGCTCAAACACTTCATCCGAAATTCTCCTTGGGCGACCTTTTCTTAGCACTGCCAACACTAAAATCGATGTTCGAAGTGGAATCCTCACAATGGAGTTCGATGGTGAGGTCGttaaatttaatgtttacaaAGCGATGCGGTATCCTGATGATGTTCAAGGCATTAATTTTGTTGATATAATTGAGTCTGCGATTGATGAGTTTGTTGAGACtaattttgttaataaaatttGCAGGAAATTTGATGATTTCGATGATGAATTCAGGGAGTTGAAACAAACTTTCTCTATTGATTCCATTAATTCTAACAAAATCACTACACCTTCAAAAACTAAATTATTACCTTCGGTTTTGCAGGCTCCTCGGATTGAACTAAAGGAATTACCGGATCACTTGAAGTACATTTTTTTGGGAAACGATGATACGTTGCCGGTTATTGTGTCGAACAAGATAAGTAAAGATGAGGAAAATGACCTTGTGGAAATACTACGTGCACAAAAGAAGCCATTGGGTGGACAATTGCCGACATCAAAGGGTTAA